A window of Syngnathoides biaculeatus isolate LvHL_M chromosome 9, ASM1980259v1, whole genome shotgun sequence contains these coding sequences:
- the abcc6a gene encoding multidrug resistance-associated protein 1 isoform X2, with translation MDWNRTWYTANPDLTQCFQNTILVWVPCVYLWLLAPLYCLHLYCHDHGRIQVSSLCIAKMVLGFLLASFGFVEFFYILLERSQEIEQHMVFLLSPIIRSMTVILALCIIQLERIRGCRSSVFLFLFWVLAVVCSLVPLRAKIQLAIAEGMASDIVRYLAFYSYFTIQLVQLFLCCFSDLPQEGKNILEKNPCPVKDASFLSKILFWWFTGLVVKGYRTPLAAEDLWTLREEDTSHKIISVLQEDWTLECAKIQKQEKALTSGVALGSRLPDQAQLLRKLHKEQSSGFFLFRTLARKFGPYFLTGTMCIIFHDAFMFAIPQVLSLLLGFMRDEDAPLWKGYFYATLMFLLSCLQSLFNHQYMYTCFTVGMRVKTAVMGLVYRKSLVINSAARRTCTVGEIVNLVSADTQKLMDFVVYFNAVWLAPIEIALCLFFLWQHLGPSALAGIATVILIFPLNGLIAKKRSKLQEIQMKFMDGRIRLMNEILNGIKILKFYAWEKAFLEQVLGYREKELKALKKSQILYSISIASFNSSSFMIAFAMFGVYVMLDDKNILDAQKVFVSMALINILKTPLSQLPFAISTTMQAVVSLKRLGKYLCSEELKVDNVLKAPLSSEGEDVLIENGTFSWSAEGPPCLKKISICVPRGSLVAVVGHVGSGKSSLLSAMLGETEKRSGHVTVKGSTAYVPQQAWIQNATVQDNIMFGREKLKTWYHRVLEACALLPDLNILPAGDATEIGEKGLNLSGGQKQRVSLARAVYRKADVYLLDDPLSAVDAHVGQHIFDKVIGPKGVLREKTRILVTHGMSFLPQADLILVLVNGEITESGSYQELLSRRGAFADFIHTFASTDRKEMAIQRAGSRRSNARLSMVDFMPFSRDLSQEQLIGGDTTNTNLQNMEPVSEKEQEQVPEDLGKLTEVDKAHTGRVRLEMYQKYFKTIGLAIIIPIVFLYAFQQGASLAYNYWLSMWADDPIVNGTQIDADLKLSVFGALGFVQGIAIFGTTVAISICGIIASRHLHMDLLVNVLHSPMSFFECTPSGNLLNRFAKEIDAIDCMVPEGLKMMLSYVFKLMEVCIIVLMATPFAAVIILPLAFLYAFVQSFYVATSCQLRRLEAVSRSPIYTHFNETVQGASVIRAFGDQSRFILQANDRVDFNQTSYFPRFVATRWLAVNLEFVGNGVVLAAAILSVMGKNTLSPGIVGLAVSHSLQVTGILSWIVRSWTDVENNIVSVERVNEYADTAKEANWTIEGSSLPLAWPQTGTIEFQDYGLQYRKGLELALKGITLQIHEREKVGIVGRTGAGKSSLALGIFRILEAAKGKIFIDGVNIADIGLHDLRSRITIIPQDPVLFSGSLRMNLDPFDTYTDEEVWNSLELAHLKNFVSNLPDKLNHECSEGGENLSLGQRQLVCLARALLRKTKILVLDEATAAVDLETDTLIQSTIRTQFEDCTVLTIAHRLNTIMDYTRVIVMDRGHISEMDSPTNLIAQQGQFFRMCQEAGLV, from the exons ATG GACTGGAACCGCACTTGGTACACAGCCAACCCAGACTTGACCCAGTGCTTTCAGAACACAATTCTAGTGTGGGTGCCCTGTGTCTATCTGTGGCTCCTGGCTCCCCTCTACTGCCTTCACCTGTACTGCCATGACCATGGACGTATTCAAGTTTCCTCTCTTTGTATCGCCAAAATG GTGCTCGGGTTTCTGTTGGCCTCTTTTGGCTTTGTGGAGTTTTTCTACATCCTACTGGAGAGGAGCCAGGAGATCGAGCAGCACATGGTCTTCCTTCTTAGCCCCATCATACGCAGCATGACTGTG ATTCTGGCTTTATGCATCATCCAGTTGGAAAGAATACGAGGTTGTCGTTCTTCTGTATTCCTCTTCCTGTTCTGGGTCTTGGCTGTTGTTTGTTCCCTGGTGCCTCTCAGAGCAAAGATCCAGCTGGCCATAGCTGAG GGCATGGCCTCTGATATTGTGAGATATTTGGCCTTTTACTCCTACTTCACGATTCAACTGGTCCAGCTCTTCTTGTGCTGCTTTTCTGACCTACctcaagagggaaaaaacatcttggaaaag AATCCTTGCCCTGTTAAAGATGCGTCTTTTTTGTCCAAGATTCTCTTCTGGTGGTTTACTGG GCTTGTTGTGAAGGGATATCGCACTCCTCTGGCAGCAGAAGACCTGTGGACGCTCAGAGAGGAAGATACGTCGCATAAGATTATCTCTGTGCTGCAAGAAGACTGGACATTGGAATGTGCCAAGATTCAAAA GCAAGAAAAGGCCTTGACATCTGGTGTGGCACTGGGGAGCAGGTTGCCCGACCAAGctcagcttctgaggaagcttCACAAGGAGCAGAGCTCTGGCTTCTTTCTGTTCAGAACTTTGGCACGCAAGTTTGGGCCATACTTCCTTACTGGTACAATGTGTATCATATTCCATGATGCCTTCATGTTCGCCATTCCCCAGGTGTTGAG TCTTCTGCTGGGCTTCATGCGAGATGAAGATGCGCCATTGTGGAAGGGCTACTTCTATGCCACGCTCATGTTCCTGCTCTCTTGCCTCCAGTCCCTCTTCAACCATCAGTACATGTACACTTGCTTCACAGTGGGAATGAGGGTTAAGACAGCTGTTATGGGCCTGGTGTATAGGAAA TCTTTGGTGATAAATAGCGCTGCCAGGAGGACCTGCACTGTTGGGGAGATTGTAAATCTGGTTTCAGCAGATACTCAGAAGCTCATGGACTTTGTGGTGTACTTCAACGCTGTCTGGCTGGCCCCCATAGAAATCGCCCTTTGTCTCTTCTTCCTGTGGCAA CACCTTGGACCATCAGCATTGGCAGGAATTGCCACCGTCATCCTCATTTTTCCACTCAATGGACTGATAGCAAAGAAAAGAAGCAAGCTGCAG GAGATTCAAATGAAGTTCATGGATGGCCGGATCAGACTAATGAATGAGATTTTGAATGGAATAAAGATTCTGAAGTTCTATGCCTGGGAGAAGGCCTTCCTGGAGCAGGTGTTGGGTTATAGAGAAAAAGAGTTGAAGGCCCTGAAGAAGTCCCAGATCCTTTATTCCATCTCTATTGCATCTTTCAATTCCTCTTCTTTCATG ATCGCTTTTGCGATGTTTGGTGTCTACGTCATGCTTGACGACAAAAACATCCTGGACGCTCAGAAGGTTTTTGTTTCAATGGCGCTGATCAACATTCTGAAGACCCCACTTAGCCAGCTTCCCTTTGCAATAAGCACAACCATGCAG GCTGTGGTTTCACTCAAACGTTTGGGAAAATATCTGTGCTCAGAGGAACTTAAAGTGGACAATGTCTTAAAGGCTCCATTGAGTTCTG AGGGGGAAGATGTGCTGATTGAAAATGGAACGTTCAGCTGGTCTGCAGAGGGCCCTCCATGTCTTAAAAA AATCTCCATCTGTGTGCCAAGAGGTTCCCTTGTAGCTGTGGTCGGACACGTGGGAAGCGGAAAGTCCTCTTTATTGTCTGCCATGCTCGGAGAAACAGAAAAGAGAAGTGGTCATGTCACTGTGAAG GGTTCTACAGCGTATGTGCCCCAGCAGGCTTGGATCCAAAACGCCACCGTCCAAGACAATATCATGTTTGGCCGGGAAAAGCTGAAGACGTGGTACCACCGGGTGTTGGAAGCCTGTGCCCTTCTGCCTGACCTTAACATCCTTCCTGCAGGAGATGCAACAGAAATCGGAGAGAAG GGTCTCAACCTCTCAGGCGGACAGAAGCAGAGAGTGAGCTTGGCCAGAGCTGTCTATCGGAAGGCAGATGTGTACCTGCTGGATGACCCGCTGTCTGCTGTTGACGCACATGTTGGCCAACACATCTTCGACAAGGTCATCGGACCCAAAGGAGTGCTTCGAGAGAAG ACCCGTATCCTGGTGACCCATGGGATGAGCTTCTTGCCGCAAGCTGACCTCATCCTTGTCCTTGTAAACGGTGAAATCACAGAGAGCGGCTCCTACCAGGAACTCCTCAGCCGCCGTGGCGCCTTTGCTGATTTCATCCACACCTTTGCCAGCACCGACCGAAAAGAAATGGCCATACAAAGAG CTGGCTCAAGGAGGTCCAATGCCCGTCTCAGCATGGTTGATTTCATGCCATTCTCCAGAGACTTGTCTCAGGAGCAGCTTATTGG GGGTGacacaacaaatacaaactTGCAGAATATGGAGCCTGTGTCTGAAAAAGAACAGGAACAGGTTCCTGAGGACCTTGGCAAGCTCACAGAGGTTGACAAGGCCCACACTGGACGA GTTAGGCTGGAGATGTACCAAAAGTACTTCAAGACTATAGGTCTGGCCATCATCATTCCCATTGTCTTCTTATACGCCTTTCAGCAAGGAGCCTCACTGGCCTACAATTACTGGCTGAGCATGTGGGCCGATGACCCAATTGTTAACGGTACTCAGATTGATGCCGACCTGAAGTTGTCTGTCTTTGGAGCACTGGGCTTTGTTCAAG GCATTGCGATCTTTGGTACCACCGTAGCTATTTCCATCTGTGGTATCATTGCTTCTCGCCACCTGCACATGGATTTGCTGGTCAATGTGTTGCATTCCCCAATGTCTTTCTTTGAATGCACGCCCAGCGGCAACTTGCTCAACCGCTTTGCCAAAGAAATTGACGCCATCGACTGCATGGTGCCCGAGGGCCTAAAGATGATGTTGAGTTACGTCTTTAAACTCATGGAAGTGTGCATCATTGTGCTCATGGCAACACCATTTGCTGCTGTGATCATCCTGCCTCTTGCATTCCTCTACGCCTTTGTCCAG AGCTTCTATGTTGCTACATCATGTCAGCTGAGGAGGCTGGAAGCTGTGAGCCGCTCCCCCATTTACACCCACTTCAATGAGACGGTGCAGGGTGCCAGTGTCATCCGGGCCTTTGGAGATCAGTCCAGGTTCATTCTGCAGGCCAATGACAGGGTAGATTTCAACCAGACCTCCTACTTCCCCCGATTTGTGGCCACTCG ATGGCTGGCAGTCAATCTGGAGTTTGTTGGTAATGGAGTGGTGTTAGCAGCTGCCATTCTGTCCGTAATGGGAAAGAACACCCTAAGTCCAGGCATAGTGGGGTTGGCTGTGTCACACTCTCTCCAG GTCACCGGAATCCTAAGTTGGATTGTGAGATCATGGACTGATGTCGAAAACAACATTGTTTCTGTGGAAAGGGTAAATGAGTATGCTGACACTGCGAAAGAG GCCAACTGGACTATAGAAGGCAGTTCTCTCCCTCTGGCTTGGCCCCAGACAGGCACTATAGAGTTCCAAGACTATGGGCTGCAGTACCGCAAAGGCCTGGAGTTGGCTTTGAAAGGCATTACCTTGCAGATTCATGAAAGAGAGAAG GTGGGCATTGTGGGAAGGACGGGAGCTGGGAAGTCATCTCTTGCTCTGGGAATATTTAGAATCTTAGAGGCAGCAAAGGGAAAGATCTTTATTGATGGCGTCAATATTGCTGACATAGGACTCCATGATCTTCGATCACGCATTACAATCATTCCGCAG GACCCTGTGTTGTTCTCGGGCTCCCTCCGAATGAACCTTGACCCATTTGACACTTACACCGATGAAGAAGTTTGGAATTCTTTAGAGCTTGCTCACCTCAAGAACTTTGTGTCCAACCTGCCTGACAAACTCAACCACGAATGCTCTGAAGGTGGAGAAAACCTCAG CTTGGGTCAGCGTCAGTTGGTGTGCCTTGCGAGGGCCTTGCTGAGGAAAACCAAAATCTTGGTTTTGGATGAGGCAACAGCTGCTGTGGACCTGGAGACTGACACACTGATCCAGTCCACAATCCGCACCCAGTTTGAAGACTGCACAGTCCTTACCATCGCTCACCGCCTTAACACCATCATGGATTACACAAG AGTGATTGTTATGGACCGAGGCCACATCTCTGAGATGGACTCTCCAACCAATCTCATCGCACAGCAGGGACAGTTCTTCCGAATGTGCCAGGAAGCTGGGCTGGTCTAG
- the abcc6a gene encoding multidrug resistance-associated protein 1 isoform X1, producing the protein MDAFCRLSGLDPLWDWNRTWYTANPDLTQCFQNTILVWVPCVYLWLLAPLYCLHLYCHDHGRIQVSSLCIAKMVLGFLLASFGFVEFFYILLERSQEIEQHMVFLLSPIIRSMTVILALCIIQLERIRGCRSSVFLFLFWVLAVVCSLVPLRAKIQLAIAEGMASDIVRYLAFYSYFTIQLVQLFLCCFSDLPQEGKNILEKNPCPVKDASFLSKILFWWFTGLVVKGYRTPLAAEDLWTLREEDTSHKIISVLQEDWTLECAKIQKQEKALTSGVALGSRLPDQAQLLRKLHKEQSSGFFLFRTLARKFGPYFLTGTMCIIFHDAFMFAIPQVLSLLLGFMRDEDAPLWKGYFYATLMFLLSCLQSLFNHQYMYTCFTVGMRVKTAVMGLVYRKSLVINSAARRTCTVGEIVNLVSADTQKLMDFVVYFNAVWLAPIEIALCLFFLWQHLGPSALAGIATVILIFPLNGLIAKKRSKLQEIQMKFMDGRIRLMNEILNGIKILKFYAWEKAFLEQVLGYREKELKALKKSQILYSISIASFNSSSFMIAFAMFGVYVMLDDKNILDAQKVFVSMALINILKTPLSQLPFAISTTMQAVVSLKRLGKYLCSEELKVDNVLKAPLSSEGEDVLIENGTFSWSAEGPPCLKKISICVPRGSLVAVVGHVGSGKSSLLSAMLGETEKRSGHVTVKGSTAYVPQQAWIQNATVQDNIMFGREKLKTWYHRVLEACALLPDLNILPAGDATEIGEKGLNLSGGQKQRVSLARAVYRKADVYLLDDPLSAVDAHVGQHIFDKVIGPKGVLREKTRILVTHGMSFLPQADLILVLVNGEITESGSYQELLSRRGAFADFIHTFASTDRKEMAIQRAGSRRSNARLSMVDFMPFSRDLSQEQLIGGDTTNTNLQNMEPVSEKEQEQVPEDLGKLTEVDKAHTGRVRLEMYQKYFKTIGLAIIIPIVFLYAFQQGASLAYNYWLSMWADDPIVNGTQIDADLKLSVFGALGFVQGIAIFGTTVAISICGIIASRHLHMDLLVNVLHSPMSFFECTPSGNLLNRFAKEIDAIDCMVPEGLKMMLSYVFKLMEVCIIVLMATPFAAVIILPLAFLYAFVQSFYVATSCQLRRLEAVSRSPIYTHFNETVQGASVIRAFGDQSRFILQANDRVDFNQTSYFPRFVATRWLAVNLEFVGNGVVLAAAILSVMGKNTLSPGIVGLAVSHSLQVTGILSWIVRSWTDVENNIVSVERVNEYADTAKEANWTIEGSSLPLAWPQTGTIEFQDYGLQYRKGLELALKGITLQIHEREKVGIVGRTGAGKSSLALGIFRILEAAKGKIFIDGVNIADIGLHDLRSRITIIPQDPVLFSGSLRMNLDPFDTYTDEEVWNSLELAHLKNFVSNLPDKLNHECSEGGENLSLGQRQLVCLARALLRKTKILVLDEATAAVDLETDTLIQSTIRTQFEDCTVLTIAHRLNTIMDYTRVIVMDRGHISEMDSPTNLIAQQGQFFRMCQEAGLV; encoded by the exons ATGGATGCCTTCTGCCGACTGAGTGGCCTGGACCCTCTGTGG GACTGGAACCGCACTTGGTACACAGCCAACCCAGACTTGACCCAGTGCTTTCAGAACACAATTCTAGTGTGGGTGCCCTGTGTCTATCTGTGGCTCCTGGCTCCCCTCTACTGCCTTCACCTGTACTGCCATGACCATGGACGTATTCAAGTTTCCTCTCTTTGTATCGCCAAAATG GTGCTCGGGTTTCTGTTGGCCTCTTTTGGCTTTGTGGAGTTTTTCTACATCCTACTGGAGAGGAGCCAGGAGATCGAGCAGCACATGGTCTTCCTTCTTAGCCCCATCATACGCAGCATGACTGTG ATTCTGGCTTTATGCATCATCCAGTTGGAAAGAATACGAGGTTGTCGTTCTTCTGTATTCCTCTTCCTGTTCTGGGTCTTGGCTGTTGTTTGTTCCCTGGTGCCTCTCAGAGCAAAGATCCAGCTGGCCATAGCTGAG GGCATGGCCTCTGATATTGTGAGATATTTGGCCTTTTACTCCTACTTCACGATTCAACTGGTCCAGCTCTTCTTGTGCTGCTTTTCTGACCTACctcaagagggaaaaaacatcttggaaaag AATCCTTGCCCTGTTAAAGATGCGTCTTTTTTGTCCAAGATTCTCTTCTGGTGGTTTACTGG GCTTGTTGTGAAGGGATATCGCACTCCTCTGGCAGCAGAAGACCTGTGGACGCTCAGAGAGGAAGATACGTCGCATAAGATTATCTCTGTGCTGCAAGAAGACTGGACATTGGAATGTGCCAAGATTCAAAA GCAAGAAAAGGCCTTGACATCTGGTGTGGCACTGGGGAGCAGGTTGCCCGACCAAGctcagcttctgaggaagcttCACAAGGAGCAGAGCTCTGGCTTCTTTCTGTTCAGAACTTTGGCACGCAAGTTTGGGCCATACTTCCTTACTGGTACAATGTGTATCATATTCCATGATGCCTTCATGTTCGCCATTCCCCAGGTGTTGAG TCTTCTGCTGGGCTTCATGCGAGATGAAGATGCGCCATTGTGGAAGGGCTACTTCTATGCCACGCTCATGTTCCTGCTCTCTTGCCTCCAGTCCCTCTTCAACCATCAGTACATGTACACTTGCTTCACAGTGGGAATGAGGGTTAAGACAGCTGTTATGGGCCTGGTGTATAGGAAA TCTTTGGTGATAAATAGCGCTGCCAGGAGGACCTGCACTGTTGGGGAGATTGTAAATCTGGTTTCAGCAGATACTCAGAAGCTCATGGACTTTGTGGTGTACTTCAACGCTGTCTGGCTGGCCCCCATAGAAATCGCCCTTTGTCTCTTCTTCCTGTGGCAA CACCTTGGACCATCAGCATTGGCAGGAATTGCCACCGTCATCCTCATTTTTCCACTCAATGGACTGATAGCAAAGAAAAGAAGCAAGCTGCAG GAGATTCAAATGAAGTTCATGGATGGCCGGATCAGACTAATGAATGAGATTTTGAATGGAATAAAGATTCTGAAGTTCTATGCCTGGGAGAAGGCCTTCCTGGAGCAGGTGTTGGGTTATAGAGAAAAAGAGTTGAAGGCCCTGAAGAAGTCCCAGATCCTTTATTCCATCTCTATTGCATCTTTCAATTCCTCTTCTTTCATG ATCGCTTTTGCGATGTTTGGTGTCTACGTCATGCTTGACGACAAAAACATCCTGGACGCTCAGAAGGTTTTTGTTTCAATGGCGCTGATCAACATTCTGAAGACCCCACTTAGCCAGCTTCCCTTTGCAATAAGCACAACCATGCAG GCTGTGGTTTCACTCAAACGTTTGGGAAAATATCTGTGCTCAGAGGAACTTAAAGTGGACAATGTCTTAAAGGCTCCATTGAGTTCTG AGGGGGAAGATGTGCTGATTGAAAATGGAACGTTCAGCTGGTCTGCAGAGGGCCCTCCATGTCTTAAAAA AATCTCCATCTGTGTGCCAAGAGGTTCCCTTGTAGCTGTGGTCGGACACGTGGGAAGCGGAAAGTCCTCTTTATTGTCTGCCATGCTCGGAGAAACAGAAAAGAGAAGTGGTCATGTCACTGTGAAG GGTTCTACAGCGTATGTGCCCCAGCAGGCTTGGATCCAAAACGCCACCGTCCAAGACAATATCATGTTTGGCCGGGAAAAGCTGAAGACGTGGTACCACCGGGTGTTGGAAGCCTGTGCCCTTCTGCCTGACCTTAACATCCTTCCTGCAGGAGATGCAACAGAAATCGGAGAGAAG GGTCTCAACCTCTCAGGCGGACAGAAGCAGAGAGTGAGCTTGGCCAGAGCTGTCTATCGGAAGGCAGATGTGTACCTGCTGGATGACCCGCTGTCTGCTGTTGACGCACATGTTGGCCAACACATCTTCGACAAGGTCATCGGACCCAAAGGAGTGCTTCGAGAGAAG ACCCGTATCCTGGTGACCCATGGGATGAGCTTCTTGCCGCAAGCTGACCTCATCCTTGTCCTTGTAAACGGTGAAATCACAGAGAGCGGCTCCTACCAGGAACTCCTCAGCCGCCGTGGCGCCTTTGCTGATTTCATCCACACCTTTGCCAGCACCGACCGAAAAGAAATGGCCATACAAAGAG CTGGCTCAAGGAGGTCCAATGCCCGTCTCAGCATGGTTGATTTCATGCCATTCTCCAGAGACTTGTCTCAGGAGCAGCTTATTGG GGGTGacacaacaaatacaaactTGCAGAATATGGAGCCTGTGTCTGAAAAAGAACAGGAACAGGTTCCTGAGGACCTTGGCAAGCTCACAGAGGTTGACAAGGCCCACACTGGACGA GTTAGGCTGGAGATGTACCAAAAGTACTTCAAGACTATAGGTCTGGCCATCATCATTCCCATTGTCTTCTTATACGCCTTTCAGCAAGGAGCCTCACTGGCCTACAATTACTGGCTGAGCATGTGGGCCGATGACCCAATTGTTAACGGTACTCAGATTGATGCCGACCTGAAGTTGTCTGTCTTTGGAGCACTGGGCTTTGTTCAAG GCATTGCGATCTTTGGTACCACCGTAGCTATTTCCATCTGTGGTATCATTGCTTCTCGCCACCTGCACATGGATTTGCTGGTCAATGTGTTGCATTCCCCAATGTCTTTCTTTGAATGCACGCCCAGCGGCAACTTGCTCAACCGCTTTGCCAAAGAAATTGACGCCATCGACTGCATGGTGCCCGAGGGCCTAAAGATGATGTTGAGTTACGTCTTTAAACTCATGGAAGTGTGCATCATTGTGCTCATGGCAACACCATTTGCTGCTGTGATCATCCTGCCTCTTGCATTCCTCTACGCCTTTGTCCAG AGCTTCTATGTTGCTACATCATGTCAGCTGAGGAGGCTGGAAGCTGTGAGCCGCTCCCCCATTTACACCCACTTCAATGAGACGGTGCAGGGTGCCAGTGTCATCCGGGCCTTTGGAGATCAGTCCAGGTTCATTCTGCAGGCCAATGACAGGGTAGATTTCAACCAGACCTCCTACTTCCCCCGATTTGTGGCCACTCG ATGGCTGGCAGTCAATCTGGAGTTTGTTGGTAATGGAGTGGTGTTAGCAGCTGCCATTCTGTCCGTAATGGGAAAGAACACCCTAAGTCCAGGCATAGTGGGGTTGGCTGTGTCACACTCTCTCCAG GTCACCGGAATCCTAAGTTGGATTGTGAGATCATGGACTGATGTCGAAAACAACATTGTTTCTGTGGAAAGGGTAAATGAGTATGCTGACACTGCGAAAGAG GCCAACTGGACTATAGAAGGCAGTTCTCTCCCTCTGGCTTGGCCCCAGACAGGCACTATAGAGTTCCAAGACTATGGGCTGCAGTACCGCAAAGGCCTGGAGTTGGCTTTGAAAGGCATTACCTTGCAGATTCATGAAAGAGAGAAG GTGGGCATTGTGGGAAGGACGGGAGCTGGGAAGTCATCTCTTGCTCTGGGAATATTTAGAATCTTAGAGGCAGCAAAGGGAAAGATCTTTATTGATGGCGTCAATATTGCTGACATAGGACTCCATGATCTTCGATCACGCATTACAATCATTCCGCAG GACCCTGTGTTGTTCTCGGGCTCCCTCCGAATGAACCTTGACCCATTTGACACTTACACCGATGAAGAAGTTTGGAATTCTTTAGAGCTTGCTCACCTCAAGAACTTTGTGTCCAACCTGCCTGACAAACTCAACCACGAATGCTCTGAAGGTGGAGAAAACCTCAG CTTGGGTCAGCGTCAGTTGGTGTGCCTTGCGAGGGCCTTGCTGAGGAAAACCAAAATCTTGGTTTTGGATGAGGCAACAGCTGCTGTGGACCTGGAGACTGACACACTGATCCAGTCCACAATCCGCACCCAGTTTGAAGACTGCACAGTCCTTACCATCGCTCACCGCCTTAACACCATCATGGATTACACAAG AGTGATTGTTATGGACCGAGGCCACATCTCTGAGATGGACTCTCCAACCAATCTCATCGCACAGCAGGGACAGTTCTTCCGAATGTGCCAGGAAGCTGGGCTGGTCTAG